In Clostridium sporogenes, one genomic interval encodes:
- the hpt gene encoding hypoxanthine phosphoribosyltransferase produces MDLISRDIEKILISEEKIQNKINELGEQISKDYDGKDLMLIGILKGSVPFMADLLKRITIPCTMDFMAVSSYGNSTTSSGVVRILKDLDFEIEGKDILIVEDIIDSGITLKYLLENLRARKPASINIACLLNKEERRKAEIDVHYLGFNVPDYFLVGYGLDFAEKYRNLPYIGILKEEVYK; encoded by the coding sequence ATGGATCTAATAAGTAGGGATATAGAAAAAATACTTATATCTGAAGAAAAAATACAAAACAAAATAAATGAATTAGGAGAGCAAATTAGTAAGGATTATGATGGTAAAGATTTAATGCTAATAGGTATATTAAAGGGGTCTGTACCTTTTATGGCAGATTTACTAAAAAGAATAACTATACCTTGCACTATGGATTTTATGGCAGTGTCTAGCTATGGAAACTCCACTACATCCTCAGGAGTAGTTAGAATATTAAAGGATTTAGATTTTGAAATAGAAGGTAAAGATATTCTTATAGTAGAAGATATAATAGACTCTGGTATAACATTAAAATATTTATTAGAAAATTTACGTGCTAGAAAACCTGCCAGTATAAATATAGCTTGTTTGCTTAATAAAGAAGAAAGAAGAAAAGCAGAAATTGATGTTCATTATCTAGGTTTTAATGTTCCTGATTATTTTCTTGTAGGATATGGATTAGATTTTGCAGAAAAATATAGAAATCTACCTTACATTGGAATATTAAAAGAGGAAGTTTATAAATAA
- the tilS gene encoding tRNA lysidine(34) synthetase TilS, whose protein sequence is MKDVVINTIKKYNMIEDNDKIIVGVSGGPDSMCLLHMLCLLKDELRIKDIYVAHINHGVRGAESDADEKYVENFCYMNNLGFFSKTIDMNKIAKEKGISSESAGREARYDFFNYLRKELGAQKIATAHNANDQAETVLMRIMRGTGLQGLIGINPIRDGVYIRPLINVLREDIEYYCEKYKLNPRIDKTNLQSIYTRNKIRLELIPYIKDNFNEDIVNTLCRFSNIVSKDNSYLEEVSKDKFQIYCTKKTQRVIIDKRVFLEHESISTRILREAILYINKNLYNLEMKNIYDILELSLNTTGKFINLPSNIRAENIYGDIHLYKECNDINEINNIHCELKIGRNKIEDLNINLKIYSIKDHNHNINDNKYVQYFDYDKISNQKIYLRNRKHGDKFAPLGMKGSKKLKDFFIDLKIPREERDRLELLCFGDEIAWIIAYRTSNNFKVDKNTKNVLEITVERGEPNGSNK, encoded by the coding sequence ATGAAAGATGTGGTTATAAATACTATAAAGAAATATAATATGATTGAAGACAATGACAAAATAATAGTAGGTGTATCTGGTGGACCAGATTCTATGTGTCTTTTACATATGTTATGTTTATTAAAAGATGAACTAAGAATAAAGGATATATATGTGGCTCATATAAATCATGGTGTTAGAGGAGCAGAATCAGATGCTGATGAAAAATATGTAGAGAATTTTTGTTATATGAATAATTTAGGCTTTTTTTCTAAAACAATAGATATGAACAAAATAGCCAAAGAAAAGGGAATATCTAGCGAAAGCGCAGGAAGAGAAGCAAGATATGATTTTTTTAATTATTTAAGAAAAGAGCTGGGAGCTCAAAAAATAGCAACAGCTCATAATGCAAATGACCAAGCAGAAACTGTGCTTATGAGAATAATGAGGGGAACAGGATTACAGGGATTAATAGGTATAAATCCAATAAGAGATGGTGTATATATAAGACCTTTAATAAATGTATTAAGAGAAGACATAGAATATTATTGTGAAAAATATAAACTAAATCCTAGGATAGATAAAACGAATTTACAAAGTATATATACAAGAAATAAAATTAGATTAGAATTAATACCTTATATAAAAGATAATTTTAATGAAGATATAGTAAATACTTTATGTAGATTTTCTAATATAGTTTCTAAAGACAATAGCTATTTAGAGGAAGTATCGAAAGATAAATTTCAAATATACTGTACTAAAAAAACACAAAGGGTAATAATAGATAAGAGAGTTTTTTTAGAGCATGAAAGTATTTCAACTCGAATATTAAGAGAGGCTATACTTTATATAAATAAAAACTTATATAATCTTGAAATGAAAAATATATATGATATCTTAGAATTAAGTTTAAATACAACAGGTAAATTTATAAACTTACCTAGCAATATAAGAGCCGAAAATATTTATGGAGATATACATTTATATAAAGAATGCAATGATATAAATGAGATAAATAATATTCATTGTGAACTTAAAATAGGACGTAATAAAATAGAAGATTTAAATATTAATTTAAAAATATATTCTATAAAAGATCATAATCACAATATAAATGATAATAAATATGTACAATACTTTGATTATGATAAAATAAGTAATCAAAAAATTTATTTAAGAAATAGAAAACATGGAGATAAATTTGCTCCATTAGGAATGAAAGGTAGCAAGAAATTAAAAGATTTCTTTATAGACCTAAAAATTCCAAGGGAAGAAAGAGATAGGCTAGAACTTCTATGTTTTGGGGATGAAATAGCTTGGATTATAGCCTACAGAACAAGTAATAATTTTAAAGTAGATAAGAATACAAAAAATGTATTAGAAATAACTGTTGAAAGAGGGGAACCAAATGGATCTAATAAGTAG
- the greA gene encoding transcription elongation factor GreA: MSEAKKYVMTYEGVKKLEEELEYLKTVKRKEITEKIKVALSFGDLSENSEYDEAKNEQAFAEGRIIQLENMLKNASIIDENEVPKDVVSVGSIVKVKDYEFDEEVEYIIVGSAEADPMNNKISNESPVGNGLIGKKVGDIIEVTVPDGVSKYEILGVNRA, translated from the coding sequence ATGAGCGAAGCAAAAAAATATGTTATGACTTATGAAGGGGTAAAGAAATTAGAAGAAGAGTTAGAATATCTAAAAACGGTAAAAAGAAAAGAAATAACAGAAAAAATAAAGGTAGCCCTTTCATTTGGCGATTTAAGCGAAAATTCAGAATATGATGAAGCTAAAAATGAACAAGCTTTTGCAGAAGGAAGAATAATACAATTAGAAAACATGCTAAAAAATGCTAGTATAATTGATGAAAATGAAGTTCCTAAAGATGTAGTAAGTGTAGGTTCTATAGTAAAGGTTAAAGATTATGAATTTGATGAAGAGGTTGAATATATAATCGTAGGCTCTGCTGAAGCTGACCCTATGAATAATAAAATATCTAATGAATCACCAGTAGGGAATGGATTAATAGGTAAAAAAGTTGGAGATATAATAGAAGTAACAGTTCCAGATGGTGTTAGTAAATATGAAATATTAGGAGTTAATAGAGCATAG
- the ftsH gene encoding ATP-dependent zinc metalloprotease FtsH, with translation MKKFSSATAWIVVLILVIFSSLMLVRTGTNSTAINFSEFQKSWIQNDIKSFQVKDDKMTVVGTLKNGTQYETVVPSERLFQFINEHPKNGEVKEVYVKPASVPIWVQYLPMILIVLMLLGFWFMFMQQAQGGGGNRNVMNFGKSKAKMATPDKKKVTFDDVAGADEEKEELAEIVDFLKSPKRYIDMGARIPKGVLLVGPPGTGKTLLAKAISGEAGVPFFSISGSDFVEMFVGVGASRVRDLFEQAKKNSPCIIFIDEIDAVGRQRGAGLGGGHDEREQTLNQLLVEMDGFGANEGIIMIAATNRPDILDPALLRPGRFDRQIVVGAPDVKGREAILKVHSKNKHLAEEIKLEVLAKRTPGFTGADLENLMNESALLAVRKRKELIDMEDLEEAVTRVIAGPEKKSRVIDEEDRKLTAYHEAGHAVVMKLLPHADPVHQISIVPRGMAGGYTMHLPEKDSSYMSKSKLEDEIVGLLGGRVAEKLIIGDISTGAKNDIDRATTIARKMVMDYGMSNTLGPIAFGSGHDEVFLGRDLGKGRNFSEDVAYKIDQEIKKLIDTGYNEAERLLNENISKLHAVAQELLKKEKLEANEFEEIFKNS, from the coding sequence ATGAAAAAATTTTCAAGTGCAACGGCCTGGATTGTTGTTCTTATATTAGTTATATTCTCATCTTTAATGCTTGTTAGAACTGGAACTAACTCTACAGCTATTAATTTTAGTGAATTCCAAAAAAGTTGGATACAAAACGACATTAAAAGTTTTCAAGTTAAAGATGATAAAATGACAGTAGTTGGAACATTGAAAAATGGCACACAATATGAAACAGTAGTTCCTTCAGAAAGATTGTTTCAATTTATAAATGAGCATCCTAAAAATGGAGAAGTGAAAGAAGTTTATGTTAAACCAGCATCAGTACCTATATGGGTACAATATTTACCTATGATACTAATAGTTTTAATGCTTTTAGGATTTTGGTTTATGTTTATGCAACAAGCGCAGGGTGGTGGCGGAAATAGAAATGTTATGAACTTTGGTAAAAGTAAAGCCAAAATGGCCACACCAGATAAGAAAAAAGTAACTTTTGATGATGTTGCAGGGGCTGATGAGGAAAAGGAAGAGTTAGCAGAAATAGTAGATTTTCTTAAGTCTCCTAAAAGATATATAGATATGGGAGCTAGAATACCTAAAGGAGTATTATTAGTAGGACCTCCAGGAACAGGTAAAACTCTTTTAGCTAAAGCTATTTCAGGAGAAGCAGGAGTACCTTTTTTTAGTATATCAGGTTCAGACTTTGTTGAAATGTTTGTAGGAGTTGGAGCCTCTAGAGTTAGAGACTTATTTGAGCAAGCTAAGAAGAACTCTCCTTGTATAATTTTTATAGATGAAATTGATGCAGTAGGAAGACAAAGAGGAGCTGGTCTAGGCGGCGGTCATGATGAAAGAGAACAAACTTTAAATCAACTATTAGTTGAAATGGATGGTTTTGGTGCTAATGAAGGTATAATAATGATTGCAGCAACAAATAGACCAGACATATTGGATCCAGCCTTATTAAGACCAGGAAGATTTGATAGACAAATAGTTGTTGGAGCACCAGATGTAAAAGGTAGAGAGGCTATATTAAAGGTTCACTCAAAAAATAAACATTTAGCAGAAGAGATAAAGCTAGAAGTACTGGCTAAAAGGACACCAGGATTTACAGGAGCAGACTTAGAAAATTTAATGAATGAATCTGCACTTTTAGCAGTAAGAAAGAGAAAAGAATTAATAGATATGGAAGATCTAGAAGAAGCAGTTACAAGAGTAATAGCGGGACCAGAAAAGAAGAGCAGAGTAATAGATGAAGAAGATAGAAAATTAACTGCTTATCATGAAGCCGGTCATGCTGTTGTCATGAAACTTCTTCCCCATGCAGACCCAGTTCATCAAATAAGTATAGTTCCAAGAGGTATGGCAGGTGGATATACTATGCATTTACCAGAAAAGGATAGCTCATACATGTCCAAATCTAAATTAGAAGATGAAATTGTAGGTTTATTAGGGGGAAGAGTAGCAGAAAAGTTAATTATAGGAGACATAAGTACAGGAGCTAAAAATGATATAGATAGAGCTACAACAATAGCTAGAAAAATGGTCATGGATTATGGTATGAGTAATACATTAGGCCCAATAGCTTTTGGATCAGGGCATGATGAAGTTTTCTTAGGAAGAGATCTTGGAAAGGGAAGAAACTTCAGCGAAGATGTAGCCTATAAGATAGATCAAGAAATAAAAAAATTAATAGATACTGGATATAATGAAGCAGAAAGACTTTTAAATGAAAATATATCTAAATTACATGCTGTAGCGCAAGAATTGCTTAAAAAAGAGAAATTAGAGGCAAATGAATTTGAAGAAATATTCAAAAATAGTTAG
- a CDS encoding formate--tetrahydrofolate ligase yields the protein MVKSDIEIAQESKMENIKNIAEKIGLTEEDIDLYGKYKCKISLDVLKRNKDKKDGKLILVTAINPTPAGEGKSTVTVGLGQALWKKNKKAVIALREPSLGPVFGIKGGAAGGGYSQVVPMEDINLHFTGDMHAITSANNLLAAAIDNHIHQGNILKIDQRRILFKRVMDMNDRALRNVIVALGGKINGFPREDGFMITVASEIMAILCLAENLMDLKNKMGEILVAYSTEGNPIYCKDLEVQGAMALLMKDAIKPNLVQTLENTPAIIHGGPFANIAHGCNSILGTKMALKLGDYVITEAGFGADLGAEKFFDIKCRKANLKPNCVVIVATVRALKYNGGIPKENLKEQKMEALSKGIENLGKHIENVNKFGVPAVVAINKFISDTEEEIEFIKKYCKELGAEVSIAEVWEKGGNGGLELADKVLDTIENKESKFNPIYEETLNIKQKIETIAQEIYGAEGVDYSKEAEKQIAEIEKLDLDKKPVCMAKTQYSLSDDAKLLGRPCGFRINVKEVRISNGAGFIVVLTGNVMTMPGLPKKPAANNMDVLSDGNIVGLF from the coding sequence ATGGTTAAATCCGATATAGAAATAGCACAAGAATCTAAAATGGAAAATATAAAAAATATAGCTGAAAAGATAGGGTTAACAGAAGAAGATATAGATTTATATGGAAAATATAAATGTAAAATTTCTTTAGATGTTTTAAAGCGTAATAAAGATAAAAAAGATGGTAAACTAATTTTAGTTACAGCTATAAATCCTACTCCAGCAGGAGAAGGAAAATCTACAGTTACAGTGGGATTAGGGCAAGCTTTATGGAAGAAAAATAAAAAAGCAGTTATAGCATTAAGGGAACCTTCTTTAGGACCTGTATTTGGTATAAAAGGAGGTGCAGCTGGAGGTGGATACTCTCAGGTTGTACCTATGGAAGATATAAACCTTCATTTTACAGGGGATATGCATGCTATTACTTCAGCCAATAATTTACTAGCAGCTGCTATAGATAATCATATTCATCAAGGAAATATTTTGAAGATTGACCAAAGAAGAATTCTCTTTAAAAGAGTTATGGATATGAACGATAGAGCTTTAAGAAATGTAATTGTAGCCTTAGGTGGAAAAATAAATGGATTTCCAAGAGAAGATGGATTTATGATAACCGTAGCTTCAGAGATTATGGCTATATTATGTTTAGCAGAAAATCTTATGGATCTTAAAAATAAAATGGGAGAAATATTAGTAGCTTATAGTACGGAGGGTAATCCTATATACTGTAAGGATTTAGAGGTTCAAGGAGCTATGGCATTATTAATGAAAGATGCTATAAAACCTAATTTAGTTCAAACTTTAGAAAACACTCCTGCTATTATACATGGTGGACCTTTCGCTAATATAGCTCATGGATGTAACAGCATATTAGGAACAAAGATGGCCTTAAAATTAGGAGATTATGTAATAACAGAAGCAGGTTTTGGAGCGGATTTGGGAGCAGAAAAGTTTTTTGATATTAAGTGTAGAAAAGCTAATTTAAAACCAAATTGTGTAGTTATAGTAGCTACAGTAAGAGCTTTAAAATATAATGGTGGAATTCCTAAAGAAAATCTAAAGGAACAAAAAATGGAAGCCTTATCAAAAGGTATAGAAAATTTAGGAAAACATATAGAGAATGTTAATAAGTTTGGCGTACCAGCAGTAGTTGCTATAAATAAATTTATATCAGATACAGAAGAGGAAATAGAGTTCATAAAAAAATATTGTAAAGAACTAGGTGCAGAAGTGTCTATAGCAGAGGTATGGGAAAAAGGTGGAAATGGTGGATTAGAATTAGCTGATAAAGTTTTAGATACCATAGAAAATAAAGAAAGTAAATTTAATCCTATATACGAGGAAACTCTTAATATAAAACAAAAAATAGAAACAATTGCCCAGGAAATATATGGAGCGGAAGGGGTAGATTATTCTAAAGAGGCAGAAAAGCAAATAGCAGAAATAGAAAAATTAGATTTAGATAAAAAGCCTGTATGTATGGCAAAAACTCAATATTCTTTATCAGATGATGCTAAACTATTAGGGAGACCCTGTGGATTTAGAATTAATGTTAAAGAAGTTAGAATATCCAATGGGGCTGGATTTATAGTTGTGTTAACAGGAAATGTTATGACTATGCCAGGTTTACCTAAGAAACCTGCAGCTAACAATATGGATGTATTATCAGATGGCAATATAGTTGGACTATTCTAA
- a CDS encoding S1 domain-containing RNA-binding protein produces the protein MTLNAGSILEGTVVNITNFGAFVEIEGKTGLVHISEVSDSYVKDIREYLKEQDKVKVKVISIDDKGKISLSIKQAMQQKKSCKPAEIDWSREKSKKNEVNFEDRLSKFLKDSEERFQDLKKHQDSRGRGSKKSY, from the coding sequence ATGACTTTGAATGCAGGTAGTATACTTGAAGGTACAGTAGTTAACATTACAAATTTTGGAGCCTTTGTTGAAATTGAAGGTAAAACAGGTTTAGTGCACATATCTGAAGTATCAGATAGTTATGTAAAAGACATTAGAGAATATTTAAAAGAACAGGATAAAGTAAAGGTTAAAGTTATTTCAATAGATGATAAAGGAAAAATAAGTTTATCTATTAAGCAAGCTATGCAACAGAAAAAATCTTGTAAGCCAGCGGAAATTGATTGGTCAAGAGAAAAGTCTAAAAAGAATGAAGTGAATTTTGAAGATAGATTATCTAAATTCTTAAAAGACAGTGAAGAAAGATTCCAAGATTTGAAAAAGCATCAAGATTCTAGAGGTAGAGGAAGTAAGAAAAGCTATTAA
- a CDS encoding type III pantothenate kinase — MILVLDVGNTNIVLGIYKNKELIANWRLATDNKRTADEYGIQVIELFSHNNLSFSDIEGVIISSVVPNIMYSLEHMISKYFNIKPIIVGPGVKTGINIKYDNPKEVGADRIVNAVAAHEIYEKPLIIIDFGTATTFCSVTKEANYLGGTICPGIKISSDALFDKAAKLPRVELVKTPGVICKNTVASIQAGIIYGYAGQVDYIVSKMKKEMMALGEEEPFVVATGGFAKLISEEAKSIDEINAILTLEGLRVIYEKNK; from the coding sequence ATGATTTTAGTTTTAGATGTAGGAAATACTAATATAGTTTTAGGTATATATAAAAATAAAGAATTAATAGCAAACTGGAGATTGGCTACAGATAATAAAAGAACAGCAGATGAATATGGAATACAAGTAATAGAATTATTTTCACATAATAATTTAAGTTTTTCTGATATAGAAGGGGTAATTATATCCTCTGTAGTTCCTAATATAATGTATTCTTTAGAACATATGATATCAAAATATTTTAATATAAAACCTATAATAGTAGGTCCTGGAGTAAAAACAGGTATAAACATAAAATATGATAATCCAAAGGAAGTTGGAGCAGATAGAATTGTTAATGCAGTAGCAGCGCATGAAATTTATGAAAAACCATTAATAATTATTGATTTTGGAACAGCTACTACATTTTGTTCTGTAACAAAAGAAGCTAATTATTTAGGAGGAACTATATGTCCAGGAATAAAAATTTCTTCAGATGCTTTATTTGATAAAGCAGCTAAATTACCAAGGGTAGAACTTGTAAAAACTCCTGGGGTTATATGTAAAAATACTGTAGCTAGTATACAAGCTGGAATAATTTATGGTTATGCTGGGCAAGTAGATTATATAGTGTCAAAAATGAAAAAGGAAATGATGGCTTTAGGGGAAGAGGAACCTTTTGTAGTTGCTACAGGGGGATTTGCTAAACTGATTAGTGAAGAAGCAAAAAGTATTGATGAAATAAATGCCATTTTAACATTAGAAGGATTAAGAGTAATATATGAAAAAAATAAATAA
- the dusB gene encoding tRNA dihydrouridine synthase DusB — protein MNIGNLIFHNNVFLAPMAGFTDIAFREICKELGCGLVYTEMVSAKALYYGSNNTTELCVISNKEKPVALQLFGHEPDMMANAAEFFNDNNNVCILDVNMGCPAPKIVKNGDGSALMKDPKLASEIIKAMKKVAKKPITVKFRKGFDKNNINAVEFAKIMEQSGADAITIHGRTREQMYEGKADWTIISKVKNAVSIPVIGNGDVFLAEDAIEMINKTNCDGVMVGRGAQGNPWIFKQINEKIKGEHVYYPTPQERIDICINHYKRALEYFEEHKAVREMRKHVAVYVKGLKNCTDIKDKVNMEKDSHKVLEELIKYRETLREF, from the coding sequence ATGAATATAGGAAATCTTATATTTCATAATAATGTATTTTTAGCACCTATGGCAGGCTTTACAGATATAGCTTTTAGAGAGATATGTAAAGAATTAGGATGTGGTTTAGTTTACACTGAAATGGTAAGTGCTAAAGCATTATATTATGGAAGTAATAATACAACGGAATTATGCGTAATATCAAATAAAGAAAAACCGGTAGCCTTACAATTATTTGGCCACGAGCCAGATATGATGGCAAATGCAGCAGAATTTTTCAATGACAATAATAATGTATGCATATTGGATGTAAATATGGGATGTCCAGCCCCTAAAATAGTTAAAAATGGTGATGGTTCAGCCCTTATGAAAGACCCTAAATTAGCATCGGAAATAATAAAAGCTATGAAAAAAGTAGCTAAAAAACCTATTACAGTTAAATTTAGAAAAGGTTTTGATAAAAATAATATTAATGCAGTAGAGTTTGCCAAAATAATGGAACAATCTGGAGCTGATGCTATAACTATTCATGGTAGAACAAGAGAGCAAATGTATGAAGGAAAGGCAGATTGGACAATAATATCAAAAGTAAAGAATGCTGTAAGCATACCTGTAATAGGTAATGGAGATGTATTTTTGGCAGAAGATGCTATAGAAATGATAAATAAAACGAACTGCGATGGTGTAATGGTAGGCAGGGGTGCTCAAGGGAATCCGTGGATATTTAAACAAATAAATGAAAAGATTAAGGGAGAACATGTATATTATCCCACTCCACAAGAAAGAATAGACATATGTATCAATCATTATAAGAGAGCATTAGAATATTTTGAAGAACATAAGGCAGTAAGAGAGATGAGAAAACACGTAGCAGTATATGTAAAAGGTCTTAAAAATTGTACTGATATAAAGGATAAAGTAAATATGGAAAAAGATTCTCATAAAGTGTTAGAAGAATTAATTAAATATAGGGAAACATTAAGGGAATTTTAA
- the spoIIE gene encoding stage II sporulation protein E, whose translation MQYGAELLPYQRLKKIEKQKYKKSINFKSIVNMIIFFMSSFLVSRVIFINNMAPFGIAFLLSISRQKEYNKYLFISAVGSVIGYISLKNNIGYISLNILEIATITLSSYIFKNVEDKKNTIIIYMIIYLEIFAYKIFVTKISTTMAMLGATFEIGYIFPIYYIINYSILCFKNINTSHLYSNEEIVSMAITLSLVVSGTWGANIAGINLMNLISITMILIIGYVKGSTSASAIGVAMGAIVGLSSNNMMIYISIYGLCGLISGVFKETGKLMTGISYLVSFLILKFYSNINYDFKIIEVLISLTLFYIIPNKLYMKMEYELDYQKKQENLQENYMDKIKGILTDKLGNFSDVLYNMGNVLEKLVDNEKLAMKNKSGALIENLADRVCSNCNMNHICWKREGYYTYNALGELIQNYQENRKELPYEIERKCVKRTQLINNTEDIVNNYIINEMWKKRLSECREVLANQINTMAYSVEEITKEFGQSIRFSNLTEKDIRRMLNKNNIKYKDIFCYNNENGRLIINLKIDACTGKQKCVKEILPLINKVTGKLMCVANESCNLDLKNNDCNIIFEETPKYHVASYVNKTAKDGEQCNGDSYSFGKLKNGSYMTIISDGMGSGPQAVQESSAVVELIERFAQSGFSKLIAINTINSIMSIKFSQDEKFSTVDLSNIDLYEGKVDFMKVGAVASFIKRGTDVYTIKSKTLPIGVLDKVDIDIETRDLKNGDIIVMVSDGVLDYESSSAGKVEWVVEFLKNTTLNNPKEISEELIENAKKLSKGKVKDDMTAIVQKVYSLY comes from the coding sequence ATGCAATATGGCGCAGAACTTTTACCATACCAAAGATTAAAAAAAATAGAAAAGCAAAAGTATAAAAAATCTATTAATTTCAAGTCTATTGTAAATATGATAATTTTTTTTATGAGCTCTTTTCTAGTAAGTAGAGTAATTTTTATTAATAACATGGCTCCTTTTGGGATAGCTTTTTTATTATCTATATCTAGACAAAAAGAATATAACAAATATTTATTTATATCAGCTGTTGGTTCTGTTATAGGATATATATCTTTAAAAAATAATATAGGGTATATATCTTTAAATATATTAGAAATAGCAACCATAACACTTTCATCTTATATATTTAAAAATGTAGAGGATAAAAAAAATACCATAATTATATATATGATCATATACTTAGAGATATTCGCATATAAAATTTTTGTTACTAAAATTTCAACAACCATGGCTATGTTGGGAGCTACTTTTGAAATAGGTTATATTTTCCCAATATACTATATTATTAATTATTCAATTTTATGTTTTAAGAATATAAATACTAGTCATTTATATTCCAATGAAGAAATAGTAAGTATGGCTATTACATTATCTCTTGTGGTTTCAGGAACTTGGGGAGCTAATATAGCAGGAATAAATTTAATGAATTTAATATCTATTACTATGATATTAATTATAGGATATGTAAAGGGAAGTACTAGTGCTTCAGCTATTGGTGTGGCTATGGGGGCTATAGTAGGATTAAGTTCTAACAACATGATGATTTATATTTCTATATATGGATTATGTGGGCTTATATCTGGAGTTTTCAAAGAAACAGGTAAGTTGATGACTGGCATATCTTATTTGGTCAGTTTTTTAATATTAAAATTTTATTCTAATATTAACTATGATTTTAAGATAATAGAAGTGTTAATATCTTTAACTTTATTTTATATAATACCTAATAAATTATATATGAAAATGGAGTATGAATTAGATTATCAAAAGAAACAAGAAAACTTACAAGAAAACTATATGGACAAGATCAAAGGTATTCTTACGGATAAATTGGGTAATTTTTCCGATGTATTATATAATATGGGAAATGTGTTGGAAAAATTAGTAGATAATGAAAAATTAGCTATGAAAAATAAAAGTGGTGCATTAATAGAAAATTTAGCAGATAGAGTTTGTAGCAACTGTAACATGAATCATATATGCTGGAAGAGAGAAGGATATTATACTTATAATGCCCTAGGGGAGTTAATACAAAATTATCAAGAGAATAGAAAAGAACTTCCTTATGAAATAGAAAGAAAATGTGTAAAGAGAACTCAACTTATTAATAATACAGAAGATATAGTAAATAATTATATAATAAACGAAATGTGGAAAAAAAGACTTAGTGAATGTAGGGAAGTGTTAGCGAATCAAATAAATACAATGGCTTATTCTGTTGAAGAGATTACAAAAGAATTTGGACAAAGTATTAGATTTAGTAATTTAACGGAAAAAGATATTAGAAGAATGTTAAATAAGAATAATATAAAATATAAAGATATATTTTGTTATAATAATGAAAATGGGAGACTTATAATAAATTTAAAAATAGATGCTTGTACAGGGAAGCAGAAATGTGTAAAAGAAATATTGCCCCTAATAAATAAGGTTACAGGTAAATTAATGTGTGTGGCTAATGAAAGCTGTAACTTAGATTTAAAAAATAATGACTGTAATATAATTTTTGAGGAAACACCTAAATATCATGTGGCCTCTTATGTTAATAAGACAGCAAAAGATGGGGAACAATGTAATGGGGATAGTTATTCTTTTGGAAAATTAAAAAATGGTAGTTATATGACTATAATAAGTGACGGTATGGGATCCGGACCTCAAGCAGTTCAAGAAAGCAGTGCAGTAGTTGAACTTATTGAAAGGTTTGCTCAATCAGGATTTAGTAAACTTATAGCTATAAATACAATAAATTCTATAATGAGCATAAAATTTTCTCAGGATGAAAAGTTTTCAACAGTAGATTTATCAAATATAGATTTATATGAAGGAAAAGTAGATTTTATGAAAGTAGGGGCAGTAGCTAGTTTTATAAAACGAGGAACAGATGTATATACTATTAAGTCTAAAACATTGCCAATAGGGGTTTTGGACAAAGTAGATATTGATATTGAAACAAGGGATTTAAAAAATGGAGATATAATAGTAATGGTAAGTGATGGGGTTCTAGATTATGAAAGTAGCTCTGCAGGTAAAGTAGAATGGGTAGTAGAATTTTTAAAAAACACCACATTAAATAATCCTAAAGAAATAAGTGAAGAGTTAATAGAAAATGCTAAAAAATTAAGTAAAGGTAAGGTAAAGGATGATATGACCGCAATAGTGCAAAAAGTGTATAGTTTATATTAA